The Rana temporaria chromosome 13, aRanTem1.1, whole genome shotgun sequence genome has a window encoding:
- the LOC120920066 gene encoding modulator of apoptosis 1-like, protein MDAAAASKWCEEENVPLKTDLVVEIKGEAWTEEKLLPVLKTLYKDKKLWVIDMRIDNANPHTYALCEWRQELPDCFKSPSVKTLDSIELIMIHPTGEQDSPTSSSAPAPKGATEQKTKGSDTTPLKSISPELCAVLGEIVAQCKKDSPDYLMTGYRKLRTFSGRHPVPSSEDGFEEWMDHATQALEEWRVPEPHKKQRIMESLRGPALEAIRNLKLSKDDCTAQDYLDVLQNVFGRTENTSELHYQIEHCFQKKGEKLSEFVGRLDKILHQILLKKGIDPRAVDEARVQQVIRGAQPMDPIAFQLRTQQGS, encoded by the coding sequence ATGGATGCTGCTGCCGCATCCAAGTGGTGTGAAGAAGAGAATGTTCCTTTGAAAACGGACCTAGTGGTTGAGATCAAGGGAGAAGCTTGGACTGAAGAGAAACTACTCCCAGTTCTGAAAACTTTGTACAAAGACAAGAAGCTATGGGTGATAGACATGAGGATAGATAACGCAAATCCACACACATATGCCCTTTGTGAATGGAGACAGGAACTTCCAGACTGCTTTAAAAGCCCTAGTGTAAAGACCCTAGATAGCATAGAACTTATTATGATACATCCAACAGGAGAGCAAGATAGTCCTACTTCATCTAGTGCACCGGCACCCAAAGGGGCTACAGAACAAAAGACAAAGGGGTCTGACACCACACCTCTAAAGAGCATTAGCCCGGAGTTATGTGCTGTTCTAGGGGAAATTGTAGCTCAGTGCAAGAAGGATTCTCCGGATTACCTGATGACAGGGTATAGGAAGCTTAGGACCTTCTCAGGGAGACATCCAGTGCCATCCTCGGAAGATGGCTTTGAAGAATGGATGGATCATGCCACCCAGGCTCTAGAAGAGTGGAGAGTCCCTGAGCCGCATAAGAAACAAAGGATTATGGAAAGTCTCAGAGGACCGGCGCTAGAGGCCATACGTAATCTTAAGCTCAGTAAAGATGATTGCACTGCCCAGGATTATTTAGATGTTCTGCAGAATGTGTTCGGGAGGACTGAGAACACCAGTGAGCTCCACTACCAAATAGAACACtgttttcagaaaaaaggggagaagttATCCGAGTTTGTCGGCCGCCTAGACAAGATCCTACACCAGATCTTATTGAAGAAGGGAATAGATCCAAGAGCAGTGGATGAAGCCAGGGTTCAACAAGTTATAAGGGGAGCCCAGCCTATGGATCCCATTGCTTTCCAGCTACGAACCCAACAAGGGAGTTGA
- the LOC120920065 gene encoding uncharacterized protein LOC120920065, with amino-acid sequence MAAIEDLFGRLRAEAAIRGEDWLQRQLGALLSQDGGDMGRMASGPSRVQTGQAASGPEHTGPAGGNRSSVGARGGRPGGSDAAALPARRVDQAVTGPVVGSRRVGSQATVASPPASSASHLQEVERVGSNRVTPSRKASAKSPHGSRARRGSESGPGPSASGTEPPGGSSSEEEDRSEGERSGSEDEVLPRTVPATRDSRRSADGIASTQPGTGPLLVWIMGHSYVVRGARRADDRPTGRQLGISRQEASVRWLGVPGMLWSKVVPEVHKFARLDRPPEVLVIHAGGNDLGVRSMMEIARDIKFDFQRIRMSFPDTIVVWSDMVARSTWRMARSVEGVNRGAQEDKQKCGAVCAQERGG; translated from the exons ATGGCTGCGATCGAGGATTTATTCGGGAGATTGAGGGCGGAGGCGGCTATCCGGGGTGAGGACTGGCTGCAGAGGCAGTTGGGGGCGCTTTTATCGCAGGATGGAGGGGACATGGGGCGCATGGCATCGGGGCCTAGCCGTGTCCAGACCGGACAAGCAGCATCGGGGCCGGAGCACACAG GCCCAGCCGGGGGCAACAGGAGTAGCGTGGGTGCAAGGGGGGGACGGCCAGGGGGCTCAGATGCGGCGGCCTTGCCCGCCCGGCGTGTGGATCAGGCAGTGACGGGCCCGGTGGTGGGGTCTCGGCGAGTGGGATCGCAGGCCACGGTGGCTAGCCCCCCAGCTTCCTCGGCTAGCCACTTGCAGGAGGTGGAGCGCGTCGGCAGCAACAGGGTTACGCCAAGCAGGAAAGCTTCGGCAAAATCGCCGCACGGGTCCAGGGCCCGCAGGGGGagtgaatccggccctgggccttCGGCCTCCGGGACCGAGCCGCCCGGTGGGTCATCATCGGAGGAGGAGGATCGGTCGGAGGGAGAGCGGTCGGGATCTGAGGACGAGGTCTTGCCCAGGACGGTACCAGCAACGAGGGATTCGAGACGGtcggctgatgggattgcttccacgcagcccg gtactggaccgcttttggtctggataatgggccactcctaTGTGGTTCGGGGGGCCAGACGGGCGGATGATCGCCCGACCGGTCGCCAGCTGGGAATatcgagacaggaggcgagtgtAAGGTGGTTGGGGGTCCCCGGGATGTTATGGAGCAAGGTGGTGCCGGAGGTGCACAAATTTGCACGGCTGGACAGGCCACCGGAGGTTCTGGTTATTCACGCCGGGGGGAATGATCTTGGAGTGAGATCGATGATGGAGATAGCACGGGACATTAAATTTGACTTTCAGCGGATCCGGATGTCCTTTCCGGATACGATAGTGGTGTGGTCAGACATGGTGGCCAGGTCAACATGGAGGATGGCCAGGTCGGTAGAGGGGGTGAATCGGGGCGCGCAGGAAGATAAACAGAAATGTGGGGCGGTTTGTGCTCAGGAACGGGGGGGCTAG